One genomic region from Gemmatimonadota bacterium encodes:
- a CDS encoding MBL fold metallo-hydrolase has translation MGDYRSYTRREFLDRTTSCAAHMGIMAAASPLWARALWSRQERFPVVASESWGRLEQISAGIWALVSNPLEDRTTLCNGGIVAGRAGVVVIESFASDEGARWMAQQAMRLVGRPPTHVILTHHHGDHTGGLRGAAESTDVVMLATALTRDTILERNRNAPADVLEGVELLGGGGPTEIDLGDRSLLVVPRRGHTDSDVSIEIADPSVVFCGDLVWNGMFPNYVDAVPNQLSQNVRVLRRREPTTYVPGHGPLADDAAVGAYIELLDDVEAAARRAIERGLTAEQAGEEYRLPEGMEEWTLFSPGYFARAIGAWMTALNGV, from the coding sequence TTGGGAGATTACCGAAGCTACACACGGCGCGAGTTCCTCGATCGCACCACGTCGTGCGCCGCCCACATGGGCATCATGGCTGCTGCGTCACCGCTGTGGGCGCGCGCTCTGTGGAGTCGGCAGGAGCGCTTTCCGGTGGTCGCTTCAGAGTCGTGGGGGCGGCTGGAACAGATCAGCGCAGGCATCTGGGCTTTGGTCTCCAACCCGCTCGAGGATCGCACGACGCTCTGCAACGGAGGCATCGTCGCGGGTCGGGCGGGCGTCGTCGTCATCGAGAGCTTCGCATCCGACGAAGGAGCCCGCTGGATGGCTCAACAGGCGATGCGCCTCGTTGGGCGGCCACCCACGCACGTCATTCTCACCCACCATCACGGGGATCACACCGGAGGTCTGCGGGGCGCAGCGGAGAGTACGGACGTCGTCATGCTGGCGACCGCTTTGACACGCGACACGATCCTGGAGCGGAACAGAAACGCTCCTGCGGACGTGCTTGAAGGTGTGGAGCTGCTCGGCGGAGGGGGACCCACCGAGATCGACCTCGGTGACCGGTCGCTGCTCGTGGTGCCTCGCAGGGGACACACTGACTCCGACGTGAGCATCGAGATCGCCGATCCGTCCGTGGTCTTCTGCGGCGACTTGGTTTGGAACGGGATGTTCCCGAACTACGTGGACGCGGTACCCAACCAGCTGTCTCAGAATGTGCGGGTCCTGCGACGCAGGGAGCCGACCACCTACGTGCCAGGCCACGGACCGCTAGCGGACGACGCGGCGGTGGGCGCGTACATCGAGTTGCTCGACGACGTGGAAGCGGCGGCCAGGCGGGCGATCGAGCGGGGGTTGACCGCAGAGCAGGCCGGCGAGGAGTACCGGCTGCCGGAGGGGATGGAGGAGTGGACGCTCTTCAGTCCGGGGTACTTCGCTCGCGCGATCGGCGCTTGGATGACCGCCCTGAACGGCGTATGA